The following coding sequences lie in one Streptomyces venezuelae genomic window:
- a CDS encoding lipopolysaccharide biosynthesis protein produces MSDSVNERPRTLALRARAARLPRWSALPACAVLGALAGAGYGALQTPQYTATSYVVAVPQEKGDPATALGFAQAYGRVATQLAVLGDAQVAAGMSATELQDKVKVATSPDAPMIAVSATTDKPESAAITANAVARSLSTSANHSKDSTRIKLIPFSRALPPNDPASLSTGVTTLVGGCAGGLLGGLALLVRPRARTEAVAGPSVPGPASALVRSAP; encoded by the coding sequence ATGAGCGACTCCGTGAACGAGCGCCCGCGCACCCTCGCCCTGCGGGCCCGTGCCGCGCGGCTCCCCCGCTGGTCGGCGCTGCCGGCCTGCGCGGTCCTCGGCGCCCTGGCCGGTGCCGGGTACGGCGCGCTGCAGACGCCGCAGTACACGGCGACGAGTTACGTCGTCGCGGTCCCGCAGGAGAAGGGCGACCCGGCGACGGCCCTCGGCTTCGCGCAGGCGTACGGCCGGGTCGCCACGCAGCTCGCCGTGCTGGGCGACGCGCAGGTGGCGGCGGGCATGTCGGCGACGGAGCTGCAGGACAAGGTGAAGGTCGCCACGTCGCCCGACGCCCCGATGATCGCGGTCTCGGCGACCACCGACAAGCCGGAGTCCGCCGCGATCACCGCCAACGCGGTGGCACGGTCGCTGTCCACCAGCGCCAACCACTCCAAGGACAGCACGCGGATCAAGCTGATCCCGTTCTCGCGCGCCCTGCCGCCCAACGACCCCGCGTCGCTCTCCACCGGCGTGACGACCCTCGTCGGCGGGTGTGCGGGCGGGCTGCTCGGCGGCCTCGCGCTCCTGGTGCGCCCGCGCGCCCGTACGGAGGCGGTGGCGGGCCCTTCCGTGC